In Dermacentor silvarum isolate Dsil-2018 chromosome 2, BIME_Dsil_1.4, whole genome shotgun sequence, the following proteins share a genomic window:
- the LOC119440288 gene encoding LOW QUALITY PROTEIN: uncharacterized protein LOC119440288 (The sequence of the model RefSeq protein was modified relative to this genomic sequence to represent the inferred CDS: deleted 2 bases in 1 codon): MPCKCCVPRCRGNYTGDTKVHVFKFPRDQALRDAWIRAVPRENLTVTEHSRVCELHFMDEDIIRDATHTDQATGRVMTVPLSHVRLRPDAVPSKFPNHSSYLSRKTARREDPDSKRARIENAALQKAIAESNEAFIRAREEDKVNSVSELANHLRSQGMKFWDVIERNERLLLIHIVDDEAPWLKYSVCVKGDLSVTLHVMKTAVKNLGTNLCVPEIANSKRGMVELLEGIEKWDCDLMSNSVAEICEAVCLLLDQLCTSQAEDDANCIQFLKEQVTLHLSKKQRRRYSADFMMFCCIVFTISPHAYAFIRSHGSITLPHPMTIRSVCSSYGMSPQQEHQSETFLSYMTTRISDLKDDQRFVTVMVDEIHIKPYFDYKGGNITGAAINRNEAVNCALVFMVRSVTCKFKEVAHIVPVHRVEAEFLQKTLKDVICGLEKIGYRVMCVVSDNSVNRKAMSLFESPPCNRIVYQHPSDPSRPLFFVIDPVHILKCIRNNWINQKNDQICFYFPEIHGDTPESERMQTASFATIRDLHSKECDQLLKYGYGLSRKALYPSSLERQDVKLALQIFNDYLPEVLRALGAKHNLFSFEATATFVEIILKWWKIVNVKTPWKRERLRDHFQQPVLSIDNDPKIDFLHMFLKWLDEWKNKGFDNGTLTKETHAALEHNTYALVELARYSFEELGMSYVLFGKIQTDCLEDRFGKYRQLAGAQYHISIRQIYEVENKLRLQSTLPTQVEALLPSSNVVVTSQALTKMQDVVPVLVYVAGYAVYGTLKKLKCEQCRDSLTVDKKITVSATNEHYGLVKQLDRGGLVYPSMFALNAVAHSYVVVEQLATEPALLMMPEQRQVVTKMTLQLLASEEQSDFDTCENGHTVELVLKHILRCSTNILLKNFCRKLNDKLLDAADK, from the exons ATGCCGTGCAAATGCTGTGTACCTCGATGCCGCGGAAACTACACGGGGGACACGAAGGTGCACGTCTTCAAGTTCCCGAGAGATCAAGCTCTAAGGGACGCTTGGATTCGCGCTGTGCCACGGGAAAACCTCACGGTCACCGAACATTCCAGG gtatgtgaacttcatttcatggacgaggacattattcgagacgcgacgcatacagatcaagcaactggccgcgtaatgacagtGCCGCTATCTCATGTGCGCCTTCGCCCAGACGCTGTACCGTCGAAGTTCCCGAATCATTCGAGCTACTTGTCCAGAAAGACCGCGAGGAGGGAAGATCCTGACTCCAAGCGCGCGCGAATAGAGAATGCAGCCCTTCAGAAAGCCATCGCTGAATCCAACGAGGCATTTATCAGAGCACGCGAGGAGGATAAAGTCAACAGTGTAAGCGAACTTGCCAACCACTTAAGGAGCCAAGGGATGAAGTTCTGGGATGTTatcgaaagaaatgaaaggctTCTTCTCATTCACATTGTCGACGATGAAGCACCGTGGTTGAAATACTCTGTTTGCGTGAAAGGAGATTTGAGCGTGACACTACACGTTATGAAAACGGCCGTAAAGAATCTCGGTACAAATCTATGCGTTCCCGAAATCGCTAACAGTAAAAGGGGTATGGTGGAACTCCTGGAAGGCATCGAGAAGTGGGACTGTGACCTGATGTCCAACTCAGTCGCCGAAATTTGCGAGGCTGTTTGTTTACTGCTTGATCAGCTTTGCACGTCCCAAGCAGAAGATGACGCCAACTGTATTCAATTTCTGAAAGAGCAAGTCACCTTGCACCTATCGAAAAAACAGCGCAGGCGCTACTCTGCTGATTTCATGATGTTTTGCTGTATTGTTTTCACTATATCGCCCCATGCATACGCGTTCATACGTAGCCATGGAAGCATCACCTTGCCGCATCCTATGACGATAAGATCAGTGTGCTCGTCTTATGGTATGAGTCCTCAACAAGAGCATCAGAGTGAAACATTCCTCAGCTAT ATGACAACAAGAATTTCTGACCTGAAAGATGACCAGCGCTTTGTCACAGTTATGGTTGATGAAATACATATAAAACCTTACTTTGACTACAAAGGAGGCAATATTACCGGCGCTGCAATTAATAGAAATGAAGCTGTTAACTGTGCGCTCGTTTTCATGGTGCGCAGCGTGACGTGTAAATTCAAAGAAGTTGCGCACATCGTGCCGGTGCACCGagtagaggcggagttcctgcaaaagacccttaaagacgtgatttgtgggctggaaaagattgggtaccgggttatgtgcgtcgtcagcgacaactctgtgaacagaaaagcgatgtcacttttcgaatcacctccgtgtaacagaattgtgtACCAACATCCATCAGACCCTTCAAGGCCGCTGTTCTTCGTTATAGACCCAGTGCACATTCTAAAATGCATACGAAATAACTGGATCAATCAGAAGAATGACCAAATTTGTTTCTACTTCCCGGAGATCCATGGAGACACACCAGAATCAGAGCGAATGCAAACAGCGTCATTTGCAACAATCAGGGACCTTCACAGCAAAGAGTGTGACCAGCTGTTGAAATATGGCTATGGGCTGTCAAGAAAAGCCCTCTACCCTTCGAGTCTTGAAAGGCAGGACGTAAAGCTTGCTTTACAAATCTTCAATGACTATTTACCAGAGGTGTTACGTGCTCTTGGAGCAAAGCACAACCTATTCTCTTTCGAGGCCACGGCTACATTCGTCGAGATCATACTCAAGTGGTGGAAAATTGTAAACGTCAAAACTCCATGGAAGAGAGAAAGGCTTAGAGATCACTTCCAACAACCAGTGCTTTCCATTGATAACGATCCAAAAATTGACTTCTTGCACATGTTTCTGAAGTGGCTGGATGAATGGAAGAACAAAGGTTTTGACAACGGTACTCTGACAAAGGAGACTCACGCTGCTCTCGAACACAACACCTATGCGCTTGTTGAGCTCGCTAGGTACAGCTTCGAAGAGCTTGGAATGTCATATGTCCTTTTTGGGAAGATTCAGACAGACTGCCTTGAAGATCGGTTTGGAAAGTATAGGCAGCTGGCAGGTGCGCAATATCACATCTCCATCAGGCAGATATATGAAGTCGAAAACAAGCTGCGCCTGCAGAGCACCTTGCCtaca CAAGTCGAGGCATTGCTTCCCAGCAGCAACGTTGTTGTTACCAGCCAGGCTCTTACGAAGATGCAGGACGTCGTCCCAGTCCTTGTCTACGTTGCAGGTTATGCAGTATACGGGACCCTTAAAAAGTTGAAGTGCGAGCAATGCAGGGACTCGTTGACCGTGGACAAGAAGATCACAGTATCTGCCACAAACGAACATTATGGTCTTGTGAAGCAGCTGGACCGAGGAGGTTTAGTTTATCCATCAATGTTTGCACTTAACGCAGTTGCTCATAGCTACGTTGTAGTAGAGCAGCTCGCtacagagccagcactgcttatgatgcctgaacaacgccaggtggtaacgaaaatgacgctacaattgctggctagtgaagagcagtccgacttcgatacgtgtgagaatggccacacagttgaattagtgcttaaacacatcctgcggtgcagcaccaacattctgctaaagaacttttgtaggaagctgaacgacaaacttctcgacgctgccgataaataa